A section of the Kluyveromyces lactis strain NRRL Y-1140 chromosome F complete sequence genome encodes:
- the YTA12 gene encoding m-AAA protease subunit YTA12 (similar to uniprot|P40341 Saccharomyces cerevisiae YMR089C YTA12 Component with Afg3p of the mitochondrial inner membrane m-AAA protease that mediates degradation of misfolded or unassembled proteins and is also required for correct assembly of mitochondrial enzyme complexes) produces MFHLIRPVSRLGVKSVASRALYKVPKGRSLILLRNDVCRTFHSGKLNLMQNRFEKEPTDEDVDKVRKEVRKFIDDLNKDQKLDMEERKKKIEEQLQRLELAVKRQQEKEDAQDKANDPFHLEREKREFEESAKKHDPKNDPKNESKKSSNGNTDFTPNDSNMMTVNINLFKVGLTLTILAFILHRLNSMEEQRELTWQEFRNQLLVKGYVSKLIVINNNLVKVILNDNGKNQPEHMGHDFYFFTIGSVESFEHKLKKAQDELNIAEDFRIPVLYTREGNWVKLAFQILPTALLIAGLIWITTKGASAAGGGPGGLFNVRKSKARKFNKDTDVKVNFKDVAGCDEAKEEIMEFVSFLKEPSRYERMGAKIPRGAILSGPPGTGKTLLAKATAGEAGVPFYSVSGSEFVEMFVGVGASRVRDLFKTARENAPAIIFVDEIDAIGKARQKGNFSGANDERENTLNQLLVEMDGFTTADHVVVLAGTNRPDVLDQALMRPGRFDRHINIDRPELQGRQEIFKVHLKKITLAGDMTDLQNRLAVMTPGFSGADIANVCNEAALIAARNDCDAVRLEHFEQAIERVIGGVERKSKLLSPQEKKVVAYHEAGHAVCGWYLEFADPLLKVSIIPRGQGALGYAQYLPGDVYLLSEQQLKDRMTMALGGRVSEELHFPSVTSGASDDFKKVTRMATAMVTELGMSDKIGWINFAKKSENDLTKPFSEETGSIVDSEVYRIVQECHDRCAKLLKEKAEDVEKIAQLLLKKEVLTREDMIALLGKRQFPERNDAFDKYLNERETKKIKDQEAANELKNRASEKKDEQEDNDKKDSDKKDSDKKSNEQDDPNVF; encoded by the coding sequence ATGTTCCATTTAATAAGGCCGGTATCTAGGCTTGGCGTAAAGTCTGTGGCCAGTAGGGCGTTGTACAAAGTTCCAAAGGGGCGTTCGCTGATATTGTTACGAAACGACGTATGCCGTACGTTCCATTCCGGTAAGCTCAACTTGATGCAGAATCGGTTTGAAAAGGAGCCTACGGATGAAGACGTTGATAAAGTCAGGAAAGAAGTTAGAAAGTTTATCgatgatttgaacaaagatcAGAAACTCGATATGGAAGAGCGtaagaagaagattgaaGAGCAATTACAGAGGTTGGAGCTTGCTGTGAAGAGGCAGcaggaaaaagaagatgcCCAAGATAAAGCGAATGATCCTTTCCATCTAGAGCGCGAGAAgagagaatttgaagaatcgGCGAAGAAGCATGATCCCAAGAATGATCCCAAGAATGAGTCTAAGAAGAGTTCCAACGGAAATACGGATTTCACACCAAATGATTCGAATATGATGACTGTTAACATCaatttattcaaagttGGTTTGACATTGACGATATTAGCATTTATCCTACACAGATTGAACAGCATGGAGGAACAAAGAGAACTTACATGGCAAGAATTCCGTAACCAGTTGTTGGTGAAAGGGTACGTGTCCAAATTAATTGTTATCAATAATAATCTAGTCAAGGTTATCTTGAACGATAACGGGAAAAATCAACCTGAACATATGGGCCACgatttttatttctttaCGATCGGATCCGTGGAATCATTTGAACataaattgaagaaagcacaagatgaattgaatatcgCGGAAGACTTTAGAATTCCTGTTCTTTACACTAGAGAGGGGAATTGGGTCAAATTAGCTTTCCAAATATTACCAACTGCACTATTGATTGCAGGTTTGATTTGGATTACTACAAAGGGTGCATCCGCTGCCGGTGGTGGCCCAGGTGGTTTATTCAACGTGCGTAAATCAAAGGCCAGAAAGTTTAATAAAGATACCGACGTAAAGGTCAATTTCAAGGATGTTGCTGGTTGCGATGAAGCCAAGGAAGAAATCATGGAATTCGttagtttcttgaaagaacCATCCAGATACGAAAGAATGGGTGCCAAGATTCCAAGAGGTGCAATCCTATCTGGTCCTCCCGGTACTGGTAAGACTTTGCTAGCAAAGGCTACTGCTGGTGAAGCTGGTGTTCCATTCTATTCTGTGTCTGGTTCCGAATTCGTAGAAATGTTTGTCGGTGTTGGTGCGTCCAGAGTCCGTGATTTGTTCAAGACCGCTAGAGAAAATGCTCCAGCTATtatctttgttgatgaaatcgaCGCTATCGGTAAGGCAAGACAAAAGGGTAACTTCTCTGGTGCCAATGacgaaagagaaaacacTTTGAACCAACTTTTGGTTGAGATGGACGGATTTACTACTGCAGATCATGTTGTTGTCCTTGCAGGTACCAATAGGCCAGATGTTCTAGATCAGGCTTTGATGAGACCTGGTAGATTTGATAGACATATCAACATTGATAGACCAGAGTTACAAGGCCGTCAAgaaattttcaaagttcacttgaagaaaattaCATTGGCTGGTGATATGACAGATCTACAAAACAGATTGGCTGTTATGACACCAGGTTTCTCCGGTGCTGACATTGCTAATGTTTGTAACGAAGCTGCATTGATTGCTGCCAGAAACGATTGTGATGCTGTTAGATTGGAACATTTCGAACAGGCCATTGAAAGGGTCATCGGTGGTGTcgaaagaaaatcaaaactaTTGTCTCCacaagaaaagaaggttgTCGCATATCATGAAGCTGGTCATGCCGTCTGTGGTTGGTATCTAGAGTTTGCTGACCCATTACTCAAAGTCAGTATCATTCCTAGGGGTCAAGGTGCTCTAGGTTACGCACAATACTTACCAGGTGATGTATACCTACTTTCAGAACAACAACTAAAGGACAGAATGACCATGGCACTAGGTGGCCGTGTATCAGAGGAACTGCACTTCCCAAGCGTGACCTCTGGCGCTAGCgatgatttcaagaaagttACTCGTATGGCTACTGCAATGGTAACTGAGTTAGGTATGAGCGATAAGATCGGGTGGATCAACTTTGCCAAGAAAAGTGAAAACGATCTAACCAAACCGTTCTCCGAAGAAACAGGATCCATTGTGGACTCTGAAGTGTACCGTATCGTTCAAGAATGCCACGATCGTTGCGCCAAGTTACTCAAAGAAAAGGCTGAAGACGTTGAAAAGATTGCTCAACTTCTACTGAAAAAGGAAGTTCTAACAAGAGAAGATATGATTGCACTCTTAGGTAAACGTCAATTCCCAGAACGTAACGACGCATTCGACAAATACTTGAATGAACGTGAAACcaaaaagatcaaagatcaagaagCAGCTAACGAACTGAAGAACAGAGCatctgaaaagaaagatgaacAGGAGGATAATGATAAGAAGGATTCGGACAAGAAGGATTCAGACAAAAAGAGCAATGAACAAGATGATCCCAACGTCTTTTAA
- the NPL6 gene encoding Npl6p (similar to uniprot|P32832 Saccharomyces cerevisiae YMR091C NPL6 Nuclear protein that may have a role in nuclear protein import) → MAAAGRGRKSSRVSRSANKATSYKIDTDELDIEDDEKDQEYPGPANDDDYDDDPDADIENEGKPSRSKRKAASSTPVPVVLATRGRPSKRKREEDLNDPLRQKLPYPVDENGSPYPIVNDEYSLPEDPEGETKITKNGDLLEGRQFVVRTFTVPSRGEVKYMLSTEPARAVGFRDSYLFFQYHPNLYKLIISQSERDDLIKNGVLPYSYRNRIIALVTARSVFREFGAKVVVDGKNITDDYYAGKLRASGKVKEGTPARETSHTSVTGRNTLGIDIPQQLSVNPSKNAVEFFDKRNHNIPATSNISSTNWLYHHAAACSRFNSDLFYDRERILLIENLGLRDTYTNVLHIPQSTQSTRVISVKKVKGNTSQVMYETRIKALDLARPCTGLSDVPTSMYEDILDEDIVAAIEEQKRFETSL, encoded by the coding sequence ATGGCAGCAGCAGGAAGAGGCAGGAAGAGCTCGAGGGTTTCTCGCTCAGCTAACAAAGCAACCAGCTATAAAATCGATACAGACGAGTTAgacattgaagatgatgaaaaggatCAAGAGTACCCTGGACCAGCcaatgatgatgattacGATGATGACCCAGATGCTGATATCGAAAACGAGGGTAAACCATCTCGTTCCAAGCGCAAGGCCGCTTCGAGCACACCTGTTCCAGTGGTACTAGCGACAAGAGGAAGGCCttcaaagaggaaaagagaagaagatttgaacGATCCCTTAAGACAGAAACTACCGTACCCAGTGGACGAAAACGGGTCTCCATACCCAATTGTGAATGACGAGTATTCATTACCTGAGGATCCAGAGGGTGAAACCAAGATCACCAAGAATGGTGATCTTCTAGAGGGAAGACAATTTGTAGTCAGAACTTTCACGGTACCTTCCAGAGGTGAAGTTAAATACATGCTTTCTACTGAGCCAGCCCGTGCCGTTGGGTTCAGAGACTCATACTTGTTCTTCCAGTACCATCCAAACCTATACAAATTGATTATCTCGCAATCAGAGAGAGACGATCTCATCAAAAATGGTGTATTGCCCTATTCGTACAGAAACAGAATCATTGCGCTAGTTACTGCAAGGAGTGTGTTCCGAGAATTCGGAGCCAAGGTTGTTGTAGATGGTAAAAACATCACGGATGATTATTACGCCGGTAAGCTTCGTGCATCCGGGAAGGTGAAAGAGGGTACCCCAGCAAGAGAAACATCACACACAAGTGTCACTGGAAGAAATACCCTTGGAATAGACATTCCGCAACAATTATCCGTCAACCCATCCAAAAATGCAGTAGAATTCTTTGACAAGAGAAATCACAACATCCCGGCAACAAGCAATATCTCATCTACGAACTGGCTCTATCATCATGCTGCTGCATGCAGTAGATTCAACAGTGATCTTTTCTACGATAGAGAACGCATTCTTCTCATCGAAAACCTCGGACTAAGAGATACGTACACGAACGTCTTACATATACCACAATCCACACAATCGACGAGAGTGATATCAGTGAAGAAAGTGAAAGGAAACACAAGCCAAGTTATGTACGAAACAAGAATCAAAGCTCTTGACCTAGCAAGACCTTGCACCGGTCTTTCTGACGTCCCTACATCGATGTACGAAGACATCTTGGACGAAGATATAGTCGCTGCTatagaagaacaaaagagaTTCGAAACAAGCCTATAA
- the AIP1 gene encoding Aip1p (similar to uniprot|P46680 Saccharomyces cerevisiae YMR092C AIP1 Actin cortical patch component probable binding site on actin lies on front surface of subdomains 3 and 4) codes for MVSINLAKVFAPLPSTKRNFTTHLSYDPKTDSLAYGSGRSAIIRSLDGEHVVQFNGHGTSNVTVVKFSPIQGSQYVASGDDSGRVIVWSWNQDDKSGEIEYNVKSELHVLAGPVADISWDFEGKRLAVVGEGRDRFGAFVSWDSGNSLGEVSGHSQRVNAVHFKQSRPMRAFSVSDDGSVVFYQGPPFKFASSDRTHHGQGKFVRDVKFSPGAGKYAVSVGSDRKICCFDGKTGEFIKYIESEKAPIGGGLFAVAWLDDGEESSRVVTVGADCTARLWDVSLDDPFQQSWKLGADVSNQIVGVVVTKDNSIVTLTLDGTLSILSLNDHTIKFIHGHNKGITSLAVNPLVSGSYDGRVVTWNSEGDEVNAISHDIHGNLVLAIDNSDNEVSSVSWDETLKNFIDGEKALAETKYQFSEQPKCAVFSHNTLAVATNTNELLIIDNKSGLLSKSITLDKPVGALALGTTFVAVAYEQTNSVQLFKISDLSDAFTLATPLRATPSALSFSPSQKYLAAGDVSGKIILYDLDTKDVKTSRWSFHTSRITSIDWRPSANDDDLEEDYVVTGSLDTNIFIYSVNKPMKVIKRLNAQKDGVSSVLWENDSTIVSAGVDACIKRWTVEF; via the coding sequence ATGGTTTCGATTAATTTAGCAAAGGTTTTTGCACCTCTCCCTTCTACAAAGAGAAACTTTACGACACATTTATCATATGATCCAAAGACTGACAGTTTAGCTTATGGTAGCGGTAGATCTGCCATCATTAGATCTTTAGATGGTGAACATGTCGTTCAATTCAATGGCCATGGTACCAGTAATGTCACTGTTGTAAAATTTTCTCCTATCCAGGGGTCTCAATATGTTGCTTCAGGAGATGATTCCGGTAGAGTTATCGTTTGGTCTTGGAATCAGGACGATAAGTCTGGAGAAATTGAGTACAACGTTAAGTCGGAACTACATGTGCTCGCTGGTCCTGTCGCTGATATATCCTGGGATTTTGAGGGTAAAAGATTGGCTGTTGTTGGTGAAGGTCGTGATAGGTTTGGTGCGTTTGTCTCTTGGGACTCGGGCAACTCGTTAGGTGAAGTCTCGGGTCACTCTCAAAGAGTCAATGCAGTTCATTTCAAGCAAAGCAGACCAATGAGAGCTTTCAGTGTCAGTGATGATGGTTCTGTTGTGTTTTACCAGGGTCCACCTTTCAAGTTTGCAAGCAGTGATAGAACGCATCACGGCCAAGGTAAATTCGTTAGAGACGTCAAGTTCTCTCCAGGTGCAGGGAAATATGCTGTGTCTGTCGGTAGCGATCGTAAGATATGTTGCTTTGATGGTAAGACTGGTGAATTTATCAAATACATTGAGTCTGAAAAGGCTCCAATTGGCGGTGGTTTGTTTGCTGTCGCATGGTTAGACGATGGTGAAGAGTCTTCTAGAGTTGTTACCGTGGGTGCTGATTGCACTGCAAGGTTGTGGGATGTGTCGTTGGATGATCCATTCCAACAGTCTTGGAAATTAGGTGCAGATGTTTCGAATCAAATTGTCGGTGTTGTTGTCACTAAGGATAACTCCATCGTAACATTGACGCTTGATGGGACCTTGAGCATTTTGTCTCTAAATGATCATACcatcaaattcattcatGGTCACAACAAGGGGATTACTTCTTTGGCGGTAAACCCATTAGTGTCTGGGTCATACGATGGTAGAGTTGTTACCTGGAATTCAGAAGGTGACGAAGTCAATGCTATTAGCCATGATATTCATGGTAATCTCGTATTGGCCATCGATAACTCTGATAACGAGGTATCGAGTGTTTCTTGGGACGAaacgttgaagaatttcatCGATGGTGAAAAAGCGCTTGCTGAAACGAAGTACCAATTCTCAGAGCAACCTAAATGTGCGGTTTTCTCTCATAACACTTTGGCTGTTGCTACAAACACTAACGAATTGTTGATCATCGATAACAAGAGTGGGCTATTATCGAAATCGATAACTCTAGATAAACCTGTCGGGGCCCTCGCATTGGGAACTACTTTCGTGGCAGTGGCATACGAACAAACCAACTCCGTGCAGctattcaaaatttctGACCTATCAGATGCATTCACGTTGGCCACTCCATTACGTGCCACTCCATCTGCTCTTTCCTTCTCTCCATCACAAAAGTACTTGGCTGCCGGTGACGTGTCCGGTAAGATTATCCTATATGATCTTGACACGAAGGACGTCAAGACCTCGAGATGGTCATTCCACACAAGCAGAATTACATCCATTGACTGGAGACCTTCTgcaaatgatgatgatttggaGGAAGATTATGTTGTCACTGGCTCTCTGGACAccaacatcttcatctaCTCTGTTAACAAACCTATGAAAGTGATAAAAAGATTAAACGCACAAAAGGACGGTGTGTCCAGTGTACTATGGGAAAACGATTCCACTATCGTCAGCGCCGGTGTGGACGCCTGTATCAAGAGGTGGACCGTCGAGTTTTGA